In Silvanigrella paludirubra, the following are encoded in one genomic region:
- a CDS encoding M15 family metallopeptidase, with the protein MIKKFSETPIFFEYKIPSENDINWLKNNSNAINVEQNFRIKSLHTYKNMKINGTQDIILARQAVVLKLNEALELLPNEYTFAVFDAFRTIETQFALFRYIYNQQKQMNPSKTHSELYDITREFVIHPNETSRYAIPPHNSGGALDLTLKHEDSFLDMGTDFDAVTPASYTNFFEQEFNENFGISKERWLLIRKNRRILFNSMKYVGFTNFQVEWWHFDLGDCMWAKELEQNWYFHSMEKSLK; encoded by the coding sequence ATGATTAAAAAATTCTCAGAAACACCAATATTTTTTGAATATAAAATTCCCAGTGAAAATGATATTAATTGGCTTAAAAATAACTCTAATGCCATTAATGTTGAACAAAATTTTAGAATAAAATCTCTTCATACATATAAAAATATGAAAATAAATGGAACTCAAGATATTATACTTGCACGTCAAGCAGTTGTGTTAAAACTCAATGAAGCCCTCGAACTGTTACCTAATGAATATACTTTTGCTGTTTTTGATGCTTTTAGAACAATAGAGACACAGTTTGCTTTATTTCGTTATATATATAATCAGCAAAAACAAATGAATCCTTCAAAAACTCATTCCGAACTTTATGACATTACAAGAGAGTTTGTTATTCATCCTAATGAGACATCAAGATACGCCATTCCACCACATAACAGTGGAGGAGCTTTAGATTTAACGCTAAAGCATGAAGATAGTTTTTTAGATATGGGTACTGATTTTGATGCCGTCACTCCTGCTTCTTATACTAATTTTTTTGAACAGGAATTTAATGAAAATTTTGGAATATCAAAAGAAAGATGGCTTTTAATAAGAAAAAATCGAAGAATTCTTTTTAATTCTATGAAATATGTTGGTTTTACAAACTTTCAAGTAGAATGGTGGCACTTTGATTTAGGAGATTGCATGTGGGCTAAAGAACTTGAGCAAAATTGGTATTTCCATTCAATGGAAAAAAGTTTAAAATAA
- a CDS encoding SDR family oxidoreductase yields the protein MSNSENDLFWLTGASSGIGYAVAKELAQKKARLIISSRSADKMDAKINELKQLGAKSVETISIDISLGNSKEKVERTLNGRKLNGVLINGSGYPGKKLSDHNYNDFIEGNKNILAGPAQFILDILPFCEEQNSSIVAITSTSVKEPVGQLHLSAIYRTGFVIFLKNLAHEIGNRGIRINNVGPGATATEHMENLVKISAKENNKSIEDTKKTWEKRASLNRMGTPEEVAKVITFLMSKDASFVNGQTILVDGCSTQSYL from the coding sequence ATGTCGAATTCAGAAAATGATTTATTTTGGTTAACGGGTGCTTCTTCTGGAATTGGTTATGCGGTTGCTAAAGAATTAGCTCAAAAAAAAGCGCGACTTATTATTTCCTCTCGCAGCGCTGATAAAATGGATGCTAAAATAAATGAATTGAAACAATTAGGAGCCAAATCTGTTGAAACGATTTCAATTGACATTTCTCTTGGAAACTCAAAAGAAAAAGTAGAAAGAACATTGAATGGCAGAAAGCTTAATGGTGTTTTAATTAATGGCAGCGGATATCCTGGAAAAAAATTATCAGATCATAATTATAATGATTTTATAGAAGGAAACAAAAATATTTTAGCAGGGCCAGCTCAATTTATTTTAGATATTCTTCCTTTTTGTGAAGAACAGAACTCAAGTATAGTTGCAATTACAAGCACCTCTGTTAAAGAACCTGTTGGACAACTTCATTTATCTGCTATTTACAGAACAGGCTTTGTCATTTTTCTCAAAAACTTGGCACATGAAATAGGTAACAGAGGAATACGAATAAATAATGTTGGCCCAGGAGCAACAGCTACAGAGCATATGGAAAATTTAGTTAAAATATCAGCAAAAGAAAATAATAAATCTATTGAAGATACAAAAAAAACATGGGAAAAAAGAGCTTCACTTAACAGAATGGGTACTCCAGAAGAAGTTGCAAAGGTTATTACTTTTTTAATGTCTAAAGATGCTTCATTTGTAAATGGACAAACTATTTTAGTTGATGGTTGTTCTACACAATCTTATTTGTAA
- a CDS encoding tyrosine-protein phosphatase yields MKKKKIIIILLAVFFILGSIASVIGYVYKRDKSKYEPKLWIGLFDYRLNFRDVGESLNKCLNRDVFNTGLMFRSNKYFSGWSCDKIQNPKKIYSLNFSPWDPHSYYCEKNDGTRMYGFHPNTEFEISDIEKLDNWKRPEFKSSMCTFFKETMQDLIQKNSFLFHCDVGRDRTGAFAAMMSMIMLEQKKLSNTEMINAIECDYEKTSALEKQKIGRMKDFMLEMQSKGGVSKFIETECNINPEILLKAADQFIK; encoded by the coding sequence ATGAAAAAAAAGAAAATTATAATTATATTATTAGCGGTCTTTTTTATTCTTGGCTCGATAGCGTCTGTTATTGGCTATGTTTATAAGCGTGATAAAAGTAAATATGAACCCAAGCTTTGGATTGGATTATTTGATTATCGTTTAAATTTTAGAGATGTTGGGGAAAGCTTAAATAAATGTCTTAATAGAGATGTTTTTAACACAGGGCTTATGTTTCGTTCTAACAAGTATTTTTCTGGTTGGAGTTGCGATAAAATTCAAAATCCAAAAAAAATATACTCATTAAATTTTAGTCCTTGGGATCCTCACTCTTACTATTGTGAAAAAAATGATGGAACAAGAATGTATGGTTTTCATCCTAATACAGAATTTGAAATTAGTGATATTGAAAAATTAGATAATTGGAAAAGACCTGAATTTAAATCTTCAATGTGCACTTTTTTTAAAGAAACAATGCAAGATTTAATTCAAAAAAATAGTTTTCTTTTTCATTGTGACGTAGGCCGTGATCGTACGGGAGCATTTGCAGCAATGATGTCTATGATTATGTTGGAGCAAAAAAAACTTTCAAATACAGAAATGATCAATGCAATTGAATGTGATTACGAAAAAACAAGTGCACTTGAAAAACAAAAAATAGGCAGAATGAAAGATTTTATGTTAGAAATGCAATCAAAGGGTGGTGTTTCAAAATTTATAGAAACAGAATGCAATATAAATCCTGAGATACTATTAAAAGCTGCAGATCAGTTTATTAAATAA
- the fabG gene encoding 3-oxoacyl-[acyl-carrier-protein] reductase, whose product MENTEKKQTSFADVAEIVSNIYAKNLLNGKVALVTGGSRGIGKAIAVAFGALGAKVIINYAGNSQAAEHTVAEISKNGGIATCVKFDVSDFNLVQDTIKALEKEHGGIDILVNNAGVSRDNLFVKFKEEEWDSTLDTNLKGAFNCSRAVAMGMMRKRAGKIINISSVVGLTGNAGQSAYAASKSGVIGLTKALALELASRNIQINAIAPGYFTTDMTGALSEEVLKKIIEKIPSDKVGDPVEIAKAAVFLASTSSSYITGQTLAVDGGMTMY is encoded by the coding sequence ATGGAAAATACAGAAAAAAAACAGACAAGCTTTGCAGACGTTGCTGAAATTGTAAGCAATATTTATGCAAAAAATCTATTAAATGGCAAAGTAGCACTCGTTACTGGTGGTTCTAGAGGAATTGGAAAAGCCATTGCTGTTGCTTTTGGAGCTTTAGGGGCAAAAGTTATCATAAATTATGCTGGAAATTCACAAGCTGCAGAACACACTGTAGCAGAAATATCTAAAAACGGAGGCATAGCTACTTGTGTAAAATTTGATGTTTCTGACTTTAATCTAGTTCAAGATACAATTAAAGCACTTGAAAAAGAACACGGCGGCATAGATATTCTTGTAAATAATGCGGGTGTTTCCAGAGACAACTTATTTGTAAAATTTAAAGAAGAAGAATGGGATTCTACATTAGATACCAATTTAAAGGGTGCGTTTAACTGCTCCCGTGCCGTTGCCATGGGAATGATGAGAAAACGTGCAGGAAAAATTATAAATATATCTTCTGTTGTTGGTTTAACTGGAAATGCGGGACAATCTGCATATGCTGCGAGTAAATCAGGAGTGATCGGCTTAACAAAAGCCTTAGCTTTAGAACTAGCAAGCAGAAACATTCAAATAAATGCGATTGCACCAGGTTATTTTACTACAGATATGACTGGAGCTCTCAGTGAAGAAGTTCTCAAAAAAATTATTGAAAAAATACCATCAGACAAGGTGGGCGATCCCGTAGAAATTGCCAAAGCCGCTGTATTTTTGGCAAGTACTTCATCTAGTTATATCACAGGACAAACTCTTGCTGTTGATGGCGGCATGACTATGTATTAA
- a CDS encoding RsmB/NOP family class I SAM-dependent RNA methyltransferase, with protein sequence MSEKQNINTKNYEGRWLHLNKLWRAAISQETLPQMDRWLAQEFAKNSKYGSRDRRWYSECLFAGIRYGYFALFCEDFFNLKYKINSENKKEIHFQNFIQYFKNKYLSVEDILQAFRKMNEERFFIWIRLRYLASNAKLQENISIETNENEFLNEKKVFLEIEKQLNHNNILISQMIMQSVPLWFIDQIEKRFSLSNWNKDQQDSFFSLLESRPPMWLRLNDEKFKTNVLNELIKEGFQVEVHNSFTLKVIEGKGGIFALNSFRAGLFEIQDLASQQIGEHIEAKFGQFVWDTCAGGGGKTQQIASFLKNKGVIYASDIREYKLEEVKKRARKSGFFNIRCLPWNGEGLPQFQKEVENKNGFDWVLVDAPCSSSGTWRRNPDSKYRITKENISSLMDLQLNILQTASEAVRSGGHLVYSTCSWLYEENENIIECFIKNNPDFTIINHKMLGSPMENADTMFVAVIQKK encoded by the coding sequence ATGTCTGAAAAGCAAAATATAAATACTAAAAATTACGAAGGCCGTTGGTTGCACTTAAATAAATTATGGCGTGCCGCTATTTCTCAAGAAACTCTTCCTCAAATGGATAGATGGCTTGCTCAAGAGTTTGCTAAAAATTCAAAATATGGAAGTCGCGATAGACGCTGGTATAGTGAATGTTTATTTGCTGGAATTCGTTACGGTTATTTTGCTTTATTTTGCGAGGATTTTTTTAATTTAAAATATAAAATAAATTCAGAAAATAAAAAAGAAATTCATTTTCAAAATTTTATTCAATATTTTAAAAATAAATACCTATCTGTAGAAGATATATTGCAAGCATTCCGCAAAATGAATGAAGAAAGATTTTTTATATGGATCCGTCTTCGCTATTTGGCATCGAATGCAAAATTACAAGAAAATATTTCTATTGAAACTAATGAGAATGAATTTTTAAATGAAAAAAAGGTTTTTCTTGAAATTGAAAAACAATTAAATCATAATAATATTTTAATATCTCAAATGATTATGCAAAGTGTTCCTTTATGGTTTATAGATCAAATTGAAAAAAGATTTAGTCTTTCCAACTGGAATAAAGATCAACAAGATTCTTTTTTTAGTCTTCTTGAGAGTCGTCCTCCCATGTGGCTTCGATTAAATGATGAAAAATTTAAAACAAATGTATTAAATGAGCTAATAAAAGAAGGCTTTCAAGTAGAAGTTCATAATTCATTTACTCTAAAAGTTATTGAAGGTAAGGGAGGAATATTTGCATTAAATTCTTTTCGAGCAGGACTTTTTGAAATACAAGATCTTGCAAGTCAGCAAATTGGTGAGCATATAGAAGCAAAATTTGGACAATTTGTTTGGGATACTTGTGCTGGTGGTGGTGGAAAAACACAACAAATTGCAAGTTTTTTAAAAAACAAAGGTGTTATATATGCCTCAGATATACGAGAATATAAATTAGAAGAAGTAAAAAAACGGGCTCGTAAAAGTGGTTTTTTTAATATTCGTTGTCTTCCTTGGAATGGGGAAGGTTTGCCACAATTTCAAAAAGAAGTTGAAAATAAAAACGGTTTTGACTGGGTATTGGTTGACGCTCCTTGTTCTTCTTCAGGAACATGGCGTAGAAATCCTGATTCCAAATATCGTATTACAAAAGAAAATATTTCAAGCCTTATGGATCTTCAATTAAATATTTTACAAACAGCAAGTGAAGCTGTGCGTAGTGGTGGTCATTTGGTTTATTCTACATGTAGTTGGTTATATGAAGAAAATGAAAATATTATTGAATGTTTTATTAAAAATAATCCTGATTTTACAATAATAAATCACAAGATGCTGGGTTCTCCAATGGAAAATGCAGATACTATGTTTGTAGCTGTTATACAGAAAAAATAA
- the der gene encoding ribosome biogenesis GTPase Der encodes MTLRTYTRLVALVGRPNVGKSSLFNRIIRERKSLVHNEPGVTRDRIFGRAEHNGEAFYICDTGGFEPTSRDNIKIQLVEQAEMAIEEAETVIFVVDGREGIHPVDSDLIRRLRKSEKNFIVCVNKCDLPKDDIFIEEFRKLGVQRIFPVSAEHNRGMSDLLDAATEIFANSPKEKRDDPENPPIKLSIIGRPNVGKSSILNRLVGEVRSIVDERPGTTRDTVDAGLKYHGRDLRVIDTAGIRRKSRMADKLERFSAFRSVACLEDADVSILVINAEDGATDGDARVAGYAFELRKPILIVVNKWDLIKDKTSNTVNEFTEKLHLDLRYLRYAPVVFVSALENLRVSKLIPMCIDLYDQSSRRNSTSQVNNILKEVLLKHTPPMVKNKSKRIKFFYATQVGTLPPRFIIFCSHPQDLHFSYKRFVENAFREAFGYKDIPISIIFRERTRSPIDDKGERVKTTKAARFQKDRNYDDDIRSMEFEDMKALDGAEIEFFDDESEE; translated from the coding sequence ATGACTTTAAGAACTTATACTCGACTTGTAGCCCTTGTCGGACGTCCAAATGTAGGAAAAAGCTCGTTATTTAACCGCATTATCCGCGAGCGTAAGAGCCTTGTACATAATGAACCTGGTGTTACTCGCGATCGTATTTTTGGACGCGCTGAACATAATGGGGAAGCATTTTATATCTGTGATACGGGCGGTTTTGAGCCAACTTCTCGTGATAATATTAAAATTCAACTTGTCGAACAAGCGGAAATGGCAATTGAAGAGGCTGAAACAGTTATATTTGTGGTCGATGGAAGAGAAGGAATTCACCCCGTTGACTCCGATCTTATCCGCCGTTTAAGAAAATCTGAAAAAAACTTTATTGTTTGTGTAAACAAATGTGACCTACCTAAAGATGATATTTTTATAGAAGAATTTAGAAAATTAGGTGTTCAAAGAATTTTTCCGGTAAGTGCTGAACATAATAGAGGGATGTCTGATCTTCTCGACGCGGCAACTGAAATTTTTGCAAATTCTCCTAAAGAAAAAAGAGATGATCCAGAAAATCCACCAATAAAACTATCTATTATTGGACGCCCAAACGTTGGCAAGTCTTCTATTCTAAATAGATTGGTTGGAGAAGTTCGTTCTATTGTTGATGAACGCCCAGGGACTACACGTGATACCGTTGATGCAGGCCTAAAATATCATGGCCGTGATTTAAGAGTGATTGATACAGCAGGAATTCGTAGAAAAAGTCGTATGGCAGATAAGCTCGAGCGTTTTTCTGCTTTTCGAAGTGTTGCCTGTCTTGAAGATGCCGATGTTTCCATTCTTGTTATCAATGCCGAAGATGGGGCTACGGATGGAGATGCTCGAGTAGCGGGCTATGCATTTGAATTAAGAAAACCAATATTAATTGTTGTAAATAAATGGGACTTAATTAAAGACAAAACATCTAATACTGTAAATGAATTTACTGAAAAACTTCATCTTGATCTTAGATATTTAAGATATGCTCCTGTTGTTTTTGTGAGTGCACTTGAAAATTTAAGAGTTAGTAAACTAATACCTATGTGCATAGATTTATATGATCAAAGTAGCCGAAGAAATTCAACTTCACAAGTAAACAATATATTGAAAGAAGTATTGTTAAAACATACTCCTCCAATGGTTAAAAATAAGTCTAAAAGAATTAAATTTTTCTATGCAACTCAGGTTGGTACTTTGCCTCCTCGATTTATTATATTTTGTTCACATCCTCAAGATCTTCATTTTAGCTATAAAAGATTTGTTGAAAATGCTTTCCGTGAGGCATTTGGCTATAAAGATATTCCAATCTCTATTATTTTCCGTGAAAGAACGCGTTCACCAATAGATGACAAAGGTGAAAGAGTTAAAACGACAAAAGCAGCTCGTTTTCAAAAAGATAGAAACTATGATGATGATATTCGTTCTATGGAATTTGAAGATATGAAGGCTTTAGATGGAGCTGAAATCGAATTTTTCGATGATGAATCTGAGGAATAA
- a CDS encoding CCA tRNA nucleotidyltransferase produces the protein MKHKALFKNKEFSPFSNVRKSKLYLSAKQICSILQKNGHESYFVGGAIRDLLIKPNAIPKDIDLTTSATPDDIFRLFQNTQFVGEAFGVSLVKINDMQFELTTFRKEGKYKDRRRPESISIGSFLDDANRRDFTMNCLYFDPIKNKILDPHLGLSDIKNKIIRCVGNANDRLYEDSLRILRMARFSANLHFTISNESLEAAKKQSDGISLLSKERILLEFQKVKLGRFYYFFEALNNILEINKIIFTNIKMEENNDQNLFYKNPLTIGKIKIETPYPFFNFLKVFLFSYNIELNNYQSIMNEIENWPLCNEDKKICLLFLKSITLKTNLSENTDIEVLDFIFFEYLSQINVITNNLSYGVLINLSIFVKDSMLKETLYKMIESNSKENNTKINTSEVIKYVEKENLDKKYISSIIKYLQYINLKKGVIPKVQSVIQFKNQFFKEYFNSLNSNILKQK, from the coding sequence GTGAAACATAAAGCGCTTTTTAAGAATAAGGAATTTTCTCCCTTTTCAAATGTTAGAAAATCTAAGCTTTACCTATCCGCAAAACAAATATGCTCTATTCTTCAAAAAAATGGCCATGAATCCTATTTTGTTGGTGGAGCGATAAGAGATCTTTTAATAAAACCCAATGCAATTCCTAAAGATATTGACTTAACAACATCAGCTACACCTGATGATATTTTTCGTTTGTTTCAAAATACCCAGTTTGTTGGAGAAGCATTTGGAGTTAGTTTAGTTAAAATAAATGATATGCAGTTTGAGCTTACAACATTTAGAAAAGAAGGAAAATATAAAGACAGAAGAAGACCTGAATCAATTTCTATTGGAAGTTTTTTAGACGATGCTAATAGAAGAGACTTTACTATGAATTGTCTTTATTTTGATCCAATTAAAAACAAAATATTAGATCCACATCTTGGTTTAAGTGATATTAAAAATAAAATAATTCGTTGTGTTGGGAATGCTAATGATAGACTATATGAAGATTCTCTAAGAATTTTAAGAATGGCTCGTTTTTCGGCTAACCTTCATTTTACAATTTCAAATGAAAGCTTAGAAGCTGCCAAAAAACAATCTGATGGTATTTCATTATTAAGCAAAGAAAGAATTTTACTTGAGTTTCAAAAAGTGAAATTAGGAAGATTTTACTATTTTTTTGAAGCTTTAAACAATATTTTAGAAATCAATAAAATTATATTCACCAATATTAAAATGGAAGAAAATAACGATCAAAACTTATTTTATAAAAATCCTTTAACTATTGGAAAAATAAAAATAGAAACTCCATATCCATTTTTTAATTTCTTAAAAGTTTTTTTATTTAGCTATAATATTGAACTAAATAATTATCAAAGTATTATGAATGAAATAGAGAATTGGCCTTTGTGCAATGAAGATAAAAAAATATGCCTTCTTTTTTTAAAAAGTATTACTCTAAAGACTAATTTATCGGAAAATACAGATATTGAAGTTCTTGACTTTATTTTTTTTGAATACCTTTCTCAAATTAATGTAATAACAAATAATTTATCCTATGGAGTTTTAATAAATTTATCTATTTTTGTTAAAGACTCTATGCTAAAAGAAACCTTATATAAAATGATAGAATCTAACTCAAAAGAAAACAATACAAAAATTAACACTTCTGAAGTTATTAAATATGTAGAAAAAGAAAATTTAGATAAAAAATATATTTCTTCTATTATCAAATATCTTCAATATATAAATTTAAAAAAAGGTGTTATTCCAAAAGTACAAAGTGTTATTCAATTTAAAAACCAATTTTTTAAAGAATATTTTAATTCTTTAAATTCTAATATTCTTAAACAAAAATGA
- a CDS encoding RNA methyltransferase, protein MIINKTNDSNNVSIVLVSPEHPNNVGAAARAMNNMGISDLRLVNPCEFLNSGADGSKTLAVHSHSILENAKVFTSLKEAILDKEIIIGTTNRIRGHHKQLKSIWELDSFLLNLNSPNKIAFVFGRETSGLSNQEINLCNHIISIPTFGQNNSLNLSQAVMIILYEFSKFNYKNTELKTIEDPIANSNHIEKLKDNLFLILKKIEYIKNGNEDKKWGVFSKLISDKKLTTKEVDIIQGVLSKIKNLIPG, encoded by the coding sequence TTGATTATAAATAAAACAAATGACTCCAATAATGTTAGTATTGTTTTGGTTTCACCAGAACATCCTAATAATGTTGGAGCAGCAGCCCGTGCAATGAATAATATGGGTATATCCGATTTACGCCTTGTCAATCCCTGCGAATTTTTAAATAGTGGAGCTGATGGCTCTAAAACATTAGCCGTTCACTCACATTCTATATTAGAAAATGCAAAAGTATTTACCTCATTAAAAGAGGCTATTTTAGATAAAGAAATTATCATTGGCACAACCAACAGAATTCGAGGACATCACAAACAATTGAAATCAATTTGGGAGCTTGATTCTTTTTTATTGAATTTAAATTCTCCAAATAAAATTGCTTTCGTTTTTGGTAGAGAAACTTCTGGCTTGAGTAACCAAGAAATTAATCTATGTAATCATATTATTTCTATCCCAACGTTTGGGCAAAATAATTCATTAAATTTATCTCAAGCTGTCATGATAATTTTATATGAATTTTCAAAATTTAATTACAAAAATACAGAATTAAAAACAATCGAAGATCCTATTGCAAATTCAAATCATATTGAAAAATTAAAAGATAATTTATTTTTAATTTTAAAAAAAATTGAATATATAAAAAATGGGAATGAAGATAAAAAATGGGGCGTTTTTTCTAAATTAATTTCAGATAAAAAATTAACAACAAAAGAAGTAGATATTATTCAAGGCGTTTTAAGCAAAATTAAAAATTTAATCCCAGGGTGA
- a CDS encoding PQQ-binding-like beta-propeller repeat protein, producing MNYISLRKIILYSVIINCLLSKETNAATVNLYINNDSPRSRNYNNPYKLVYNWHIVTGSTIFSSITVGKAGTIYVGSYDNKLYAINKEGKIIWSYLTDGKIYSSPLIDKNGIIYFGSNDKKLYALNPNGTKRWHFEAGGEIYSSPAIDKNGVIYFGSNDQKIYAINSDGTKKWDYKTGAEIYSASPSIDNYGNIYIGSNDNKLYSFHPSGIKNWEYETEGYVYSSAAFAKDGTIYFGSYDNYVYALNLNGTLKWRFKTEKMIYSSPTVGSDGVLYIGSYDHKLYAIYPNGSLKWAFIAGGTIYSKPKISRLGNIFVGSFDGRIYEISTEGKLLWNFKIGGPIYSNIAFGENDSIYVSSFDHKIYAFRKKLELTPSPWD from the coding sequence ATGAATTATATTTCATTAAGAAAAATTATATTATACTCTGTAATTATAAATTGTTTGTTATCTAAAGAAACAAATGCTGCAACAGTTAATTTATATATTAATAATGACAGTCCTCGATCCAGAAACTATAATAATCCATATAAACTTGTCTATAATTGGCATATAGTAACAGGTTCTACAATATTTTCCTCAATTACTGTAGGAAAGGCTGGAACAATATATGTTGGTTCATATGACAATAAGTTATATGCAATTAATAAAGAAGGTAAAATAATTTGGAGTTATTTAACTGATGGAAAAATATATTCATCACCATTAATAGATAAAAATGGAATTATTTATTTTGGATCAAATGATAAAAAATTATATGCATTAAATCCAAACGGTACAAAGAGATGGCATTTTGAAGCTGGTGGTGAAATTTATTCTAGTCCAGCAATAGATAAAAATGGTGTAATTTATTTTGGTTCTAATGATCAAAAAATTTATGCAATAAATTCTGATGGTACAAAAAAATGGGATTATAAAACAGGTGCTGAAATTTATTCAGCAAGTCCCTCAATTGATAATTATGGAAATATTTATATAGGATCTAATGATAACAAATTATATTCTTTTCATCCAAGCGGAATAAAAAATTGGGAATATGAAACAGAAGGATATGTCTATTCTTCTGCTGCTTTTGCAAAAGACGGAACAATTTATTTTGGCTCCTATGACAATTATGTCTATGCTTTAAATTTAAATGGGACATTAAAGTGGAGATTTAAGACAGAAAAAATGATTTATTCAAGTCCTACTGTTGGTTCTGATGGAGTATTATACATAGGTTCTTATGATCATAAATTATATGCAATTTATCCTAATGGATCTCTAAAATGGGCTTTTATTGCGGGTGGAACAATTTATTCTAAGCCCAAAATAAGTCGATTGGGGAATATTTTTGTAGGTTCGTTTGATGGTCGTATATATGAAATCTCAACTGAAGGAAAATTGCTCTGGAATTTTAAGATAGGGGGGCCTATTTACTCTAATATAGCTTTTGGAGAAAATGATTCAATTTATGTAAGTAGTTTCGATCATAAAATATATGCTTTTAGAAAAAAATTAGAATTAACTCCTTCACCCTGGGATTAA